In one window of Enoplosus armatus isolate fEnoArm2 chromosome 7, fEnoArm2.hap1, whole genome shotgun sequence DNA:
- the LOC139287680 gene encoding E3 SUMO-protein ligase ZBED1-like, translated as MQGRGQHPSSLQPPRRDQIRQGRVGTQEIPRTNRHLLKMIVSTLQPFETTEDANFQHFVKALNPSLQIPSKAVIHKQFLSIYNENKKQLQSILAFADEIVLTCELWSSKPEDSYLTVGCHFVDIHGNLKSYMLTTTSLFGDTSAGNIDHQLSAVMEAWRVKEKVHSVVRAGMPQLKNVKTKWIQMPCFADTLNVVFRDLMSNEELSNVLRKCHNIVRFFKYDSEAEGKLRHVQNQLNMEQEELIMYSGDRWLPWLDMLQRLSQQYKAMVMVFDERGKLDLILNENDKEKMKNIIAALEPLRRATSMMKEGFQTISAMLPLLKGLMDNLREEEKRKNDVAKTLLSKCKEEFGDVNNHRLALNTFLDPRYKNHLGKQNKTRAMDKIKQELTPGPASSSHTKLKRLLDRYMAYEPTAEMSNPLAWWRHTGKEKFGGLSKLALKKLGVVSTAVPLERAFSGAGDRFCNLRDSIEPENLNMILFLNSNWSST; from the exons ATGCAGGGGAGAGGACAGCACCCATCCAGCCTCCAGCCACCGAGACGGGACCAGATCAGGCAGGGAAGGG TGGGGACCCAGGAAATACCAAGAACGAACAGACACCTGCTGAAGATGATTGTATCAACTCTGCAGCCCTTTGAAACCACAGAAGATGCtaattttcagcattttgtaAAAGCACTAAACCCCTCTCTTCAAATTCCTTCCAAAGCTGTGATACACAAACAGTTTCTCAGCATCTACAacgaaaacaaaaaacagttgcAATCGATCTTGGCCTTTGCTGATGAAATTGTGCTGACGTGCGAGTTGTGGTCTTCAAAACCTGAAGACTCCTATCTGACGGTGGGTTGCCATTTTGTGGACATCCACGGGAATCTCAAGTCCTACATGCTCACAACTACCAGCCTCTTCGGGGACACATCTGCAGGCAACATTGATCATCAGCTCTCGGCTGTCATGGAGGCTTGGCGTGTGAAAGAAAAGGTCCACAGTGTCGTCAGAGCTGGCATGCCACAActgaaaaatgttaaaacaaaatggataCAGATGCCTTGTTTTGCTGACACCTTGAATGTGGTATTCAGGGATCTGATGAGTAACGAAGAGCTGTCGAATGTTCTCAGAAAGTGTCACAACATCGTCAGGTTCTTCAAGTATGACTCTGAAGCTGAGGGGAAGCTCAGACATGTTCAAAACCAGCTGAATATGGAACAAGAAGAGCTGATCATGTACTCCGGGGACCGATGGCTCCCTTGGTTGGACATGCTCCAACGACTGAGTCAACAATACAAGGCCATGGTGATGGTGTTCGACGAGAGAGGCAAGTTAGATTTAATTCTAAATGAAAAcgataaagagaaaatgaagaacaTCATAGCGGCTCTGGAACCTCTGAGGAGAGCCACGTCCATGATGAAAGAAGGATTCCAGACCATTTCAGCCATGCTCCCACTGCTGAAGGGACTCATGGACAatctcagagaagaagaaaagagaaagaatgacGTCGCCAAAACActattgtcaaaatgtaaagAGGAATTTGGTGATGTCAACAACCACCGGTTGGCTCTCAACACATTCCTCGACCCAAGATACAAAAACCACCtgggaaagcaaaacaaaacgcGAGCGATGGATAAAATAAAGCAGGAGCTCACTCCAGGCCCAGCCTCCTCTTCTCATACCAAACTGAAACGCCTGCTGGACAGATATATGGCCTACGAACCTACTGCAGAGATGTCAAACCCTTTGGCCTGGTGGAGGCACACCGGAAAGGAGAAATTTGGTGGATTAAGCAAGCTTGCTCTGAAGAAACTTGGAGTTGTCTCCACTGCTGTGCCCTTAGAGAGAGCTTTCTCTGGTGCAGGTGACCGGTTCTGCAACCTTAGGGACTCCATTGAGCCAGAAAACCTCAACATGATCCTGTTCCTCAACAGCAACTGGTCCTCAACATGA
- the sid1 gene encoding secreted immunoglobulin domain 1: MESVLVCVVLLSLSGFQWGRHATALPASTVQVRVGEDTTLQCPLLDASNVSSTLSWYRKAAGQSPQLLLTFKSTNTSNVKYGSGVGPDKVSAAADGSLLLRGSQQSDSAVYYCGISWGDEQKNPTEPQRPSGT, translated from the exons ATGGAGTCTGTGCTGGTCTGTGtggtcctcctctctctcagcg gTTTCCAGTGGGGGCGGCATGCCACCGCCCTGCCAGCCTCCACAGTGCAGGTGAGGGTCGGGGAGGACACCACCCTGcagtgccccctgctggacgCCTCCAATGTCTCCTCCACCCTCAGCTGGTACaggaaggcagcaggacagagtCCTCAGCTGCTTCTGACCTTCAAGTCCACCAACACGTCCAACGTGAAGTACGGCTCCGGTGTCGGTCCTGATAAAGTCTCGGCTGCAGCCGACGGCTCGCTGCTGCTGCGCGGCTCCCAGCAGAGCGACTCTGCGGTTTATTACTGCGGGATCAGTTGGGGAGACGAGCAGAAGAACCCAACAGAGCCACAGAGACCGTCAGGAACATGA
- the LOC139287965 gene encoding NF-kappa-B essential modulator encodes MAASSKSSQTAKNVVLALLALWSIISLIVIVVWATSPDLKSSAQCRNELQDVTEKLEGAKVVYNKNKVALEELVEAAREEQARQRAEILLLLGRLNTTNTTLEECRQENVVLNGNISVLQETIEQLRLTEVNLTAQISLQEDHIEALQQNVTQTVHQTESCFSLKAAAESQMLAAQSQTRACESSQQYLQKQLQKCKVVDSEAAQETQQQDTSSDSPSSAASPLSGIPALTLLVCSALHLIT; translated from the exons ATGGCTGCCTCCTCTAAGTCCTCCCAGACGGCGAAGAACGTGGTGCTCGCCCTGCTGGCGCTCTGGTCCATCATCTCACTCATCGTCATCGTGGTGTGGGCGACGTCTCCGGACCTGAAGAGCTCAGCTCAGTGCCGCAACGAGCTGCAGGATGTGACGGAGAAGCTGGAGGGGGCCAAGGTGGTGTATAACAAGAACAAGGTGGccctggaggagctggtggaggcgGCGAGGGAGGAGCAGGCCCGCCAGAGAGCAGagatcctgctgctgctgggacgcctcaacaccaccaacaccacacTGGAGGAGTGCCGGCAGGAGAAC GTCGTCCTGAACGGGAACATCAGCGTCCTGCAAGAGACCATCGAGCAGCTCCGTCTGACGGAGGTCAACCTCACCGCTCAGATCAGCCTGCAGGAAG aCCACATCGAGGCCCTGCAGCAGAACGTGACCCAGACCGTCCATCAGACCGAGTCCTGCTTCAGTCTGAAGGCTGctgctgagagtcagatgttGGCTGCTCAGAGTCAGACCAGAGCCTGTGAGTCCAGTCAGCAGTACCTGCAGAAACAGCT tcagaAGTGTAAAGTTGTGGACTCTGAAGCTGCTCAGGAGACGCAGCAGCAGGACACCTCCTCCGACTCCCCCTCCTCCGCCGCCTCGCCCCTCTCTGGTATTCCTGCGCTGACGCTGCTCGTCTGCAGCGCTCTGCATCTGATAACCT GA